GCTACTATCTTTGCCCTTAACGAGAAGAAGGCAGGCCTCAAGTGGACCCTAGTAGCCATTAACCTCATCCTACTCGCTATCATGGTTTATGTCTTTTGGATGTCATAAATCGCTAAAAAAGAGTTGCCCATTATCTAGTGGCCCCCAAAGTTGGATTCATAGTCCAACTTATTGGGGCCCCTATTACCGGCAACTCTTTTTTCTTATTTGACTAATTACTCTTCTTCTGAACTTGCTTGCAACGCATCATCGGCATCTTGCTGGTCATTTAAGACACTTAAGCCCATAATCAGGGTGTCTTGAAAGTGCCCTTGGGCATATTGTCCTCCAGGAATACCTCCCAGCTCTTCAAAATGAAATTTCTCATAGAGCTTGATGGCTCTAACATTATTCACATTCACTTCCAGTCGGATATAGCGCAAAATCGGACTTTCCTTGGCCCAGCCCAACATATCTTCCATTAAGACATGGCTCAAACCTAGACTCCAAAAGCGTCTGAGAATAGAAATTCCTAATTCTCCCACATGCTCTTCCTTGGAGCCTTCTGGGGCACCGATAGAAGCTACCCCGATAATCTCATCATCTAAGAGAGCAATCAGGACACGGTTATTCAAGCTTTCCTGAATACTTTTTAAATACCTTTGCTCTTGTTCCTGGTTGATGCCCAGGCCCTGGGAAGTGAAACTGATAAAATCAGACTCGCCGCCCACTTTCTTGTAGAAGTCTAAGAGGGCCTTGGCGTGTTTTTGCTCTGCATCGACTAAGGTAATTTGTATTTCTTCACGTTTCATGCTTATTCTGCCAAACTTTCTAATAATTCTGCTGCTAATTCCTGTCCGCGCCCACCATTATATGCTAAGCTAATCCGACGCTCGGTAGCCGATTCCTTATGAATAGTCAGCCACAGGTAAGGCGTTTCTAAGTCTTCCTTAATGAACTGGGGCCATTCAATCACAGTGACACCATCGCCCTCTAGGTATTCTTCAATCCCCAAACCTTCAGCTCCCGTTTCCTCTAAACGGTAGGCATCCATGTGGTAGAGGGGCAGACGTCCCATTTGGTATTCCCGCATAATGGTAAAAGTTGGACTCTTAATCGCCTTATTAATCCCTAAAGCATGGGCAAAATAGCCCGTAAAGGTCGTCTTACCTGCCCCTAGGTCTCCTTCTAGGCAGATAACGTCCCCTGCTTGAACCAAGTCGGCTAATTTTTGGGCGGTTTTTTCGGTATCCTTTTCGTTATGCCATTTGATCTCTGACATGCTTTCACCTCAATACTCTCTTGTCTCTTTTTTATAGACTCCCTTCCATTTTAGCATGGTAAACAAAAGCTGCCTAGTTTTTCATCGCTTATGGGCCAATCTTATTCACGGCAGTCAGCTCCCCAGCATATTGTAAGCTTAATCCTTATAGTTTTTGCTATAATAGGCGTAAACTAAGTAAAAAGAAGGGATTATCATGAAAGAAGAAGTGCAAGCACAAGCACGAAAGCTGATTGAAGAACTCATCGATAAGGCTAAGCTAAAGTCCGGAATGACCGTAGTGGTTGGCTGCTCCACTAGCGAAATTATGGGGGAAAGAATTGGGACGGATTCACAACCCGAGATTGGAAAAGCGGTCTTTGACGCCATCCACCAAAGTCTAGACCAAGCCGGAATTTACCTCGCCACCCAATGCTGTGAGCACCTTAACCGGGCCATTGTCACTGAACGAGAGGCCCGTCCCTTTGCTCCAATAATAAATGTAGTTCCCCAACCCAAGGCGGGCGGGTCATTTTCCACCGCTGCCTACCAGACCTTCCAAGATCCAATCGTTATTGAAGAGATTCAAGCCGATGCAGGGATTGATATTGGGAACACCTTAATCGGCATGCACCTCAAACCGGTAGCTGTTCCCCTGCGCCTAGAAAATCACCGGATCGGTTCCGCCTGGGTCAACGCTGCCCGTACCCGTCCGAAGTTCATTGGCGGCGAACGTGCCCGCTACAATGATCAATTAAAATAATTATTCCATAATAAAAACACTTGCCCGATTTCCAACTCTAGCCCCAGACTGGCTAGACCATCATGGATTATCGGCAAGTGTTTTTTACTTATCTCTATTAATCATCTTTATGCCGGTTAGTTAAAAACCGGGTCATCCGTCTGAAAAAATTAGGTGAAGACGGGGTGATGCGCATGACGCTTTCGTTCCGCCGACTTTCAGCTTCTTGCATCATTTGTTCTTGGGAATTAATGGCCTTATCGCCGGATTTAACATGGCGATAGACTCCATCACTACCTAGTTCTCTGGCTTTTTGATTATCGGCTAATTCGACTTCTAAGAAGTGAATGATTTGGGCTTCAATATCTTGATCAATAATAGGAAATTCAATTTCCACCCGGCGGATCATATTTCTGGTCATCATATCCGCAGAAGATAGGAAGACATGTTTCTGACCATTGCGGTAGAAGTAATAGATCCGGCTGTGTTCTAAGAAACGGCCCACGATCGAGCGGACCCGAATATTTTCCGATAAGCCTTCGACTTGGGGACGTAAACAACAGATTCCCCGGATAATCAAATCAATTTGCACCCCAGCCTGGCTAGCCTCATAGAGCTTTTTGATTAGGGGTTTATCGGTTAGTGAGTTCATCTTAGCAATAATACGTCCATTACCGTATTTCTTCTGATTTTCAATCTCTTCATCGATATAATCAGTCAGAGAATCCCGAATGGCAAAAGGCGAAACATGGAGGGCCTCATAATCAGGCACTTCACTATAGCCGCTCAGGAAGTTAAAGAACTTGGACCCATCGCTAGTTAAGGCTTCATTAGTCGATAAGATCCCCATATCCGTGTATTGTTTAGCCGTTTTGTCATTGTAGTTCCCGGTTCCTAGGTGGATATAACGTTGGATTTTTCCAGCTTCCCGTCTCACCACCAGGGTAATTTTACTGTGGGTTTTGAGTTCACTTAAACCATAAAGGACATGGCAGCCGGCATCTTCGAGTTCTCTAGCCCAGTGGACATTATTCTCTTCGTCAAAGCGAGCTTTCAGTTCCACCAAGACGGTGACTTCCTTGCCATTTTCCGCTGCCTTCTTCAAGGACTTAACGATCGGCGAATGCTTGGATACCCGGTAGAGGGTCATCTTGATAGCGACTGTTTTCGGGTCCGAAGCCGCATGGTCGACAAAGGACAAGATCGGTTTGAAGGAGTCGTAAGGATGGTGGAAGAATAAGTCTCCCTTTTTAACAAGTTGGTAGAGGTTTTCGCCGTGGTAGTTGGGATATTCTACCGGTTCAAAATCGGGATACTTCCATTCGGGGTGGTCTTCACTAATATCATCAACCAGGTCAAATAAGAAGGTCAGATCAAGGGGACCGTTAATAGGATAAAGGCCTTCTTCTGGCACCTTCAAATAGGGTTGGACGGTCGCTAAGAAATCTTCATTATTGTGGTCATTCGAACTCTCCCAGCGGGTATCCCATTCAATCCGAACGGTTTTCCCGTGTAGGCGGTTTTTAACATGGTCTTCCATCACATCCAAGAGGTCCATAACATCATCTTCATTTAATTCAAAGTCAGCGTTCCGGGCAATCCGAAATGGAATCCGACGTTTAATGGTGTAACCCTTGAAGAGTGCATTTAGTCCATGGATGACGACATCTTCTACTAAAACATAGGCCTTCCCCTCACCATCATCTAAAGTGAGATAACGCTTGAGTAGGGTCGGAATAGGAACAACAGCAATATAGGAATTCTGATCCTTCTCTAATTCCACTAAAATATTCAAGGCATGGTTTTTCAAGTGTGGGAAAGGTCGGTAGGCATCAATACCAATAGCCGTTAAGGTGGGCAAAATCAGTTCTTCAAACTGCTCTTTTACTTGTGCTTTTTGAACTTCATTGAGATCAGCTACTGATTTAAGGTGGTAACCCTTTTCATCCAACAATTCTACCATGTCGTGGTAGCGGGCATATTGGGCTTCCACATTTCGCGTATTACGGTCATGAATACCTTGCATTAACTGCTTAGGTGACATTTGGGTTTTGTTTTCAGCCACTTGAACGCCATCAAGGTATTGATTATAAACCCCTGCAAAACGAACCATAATAAACTCATCTAAGTTAGAGCTGACAATCCCTAAAAAATTTAATTGTTCTAACAAGGGATTGTTGGGATCACTGGCTTCTTCAACGCAACGATAGTTAAAATCTAACCAACTCAGCTCCCGATTATAATAATAATGAGCAGCTGAGTTTTCAGCCTGCAAGGATTGGGTATTTTTTTGATTATTGCTAGTGGTTGACATACTGCACTCTCCTCCATTTTAATGCACAAGTAATACGACAATGTCGATAAAAACAGTTAGAAATTATGTGTCAAATCGATGATTAGACGCCAGTAAGAAGGTTAGCCAGCCAGGATTAGTCTATTCAATTAAAATTAACTTTTAACACTTACTCATCAAGACTATCCAGGGGAATAAACTCTAAACTTAAGCTTCCATCCAAGGCCCGGCTGAGATGTTTCTTATGGCGGTTGGCCCGGTATTTTTCGGTAATTATAGGCTCTGTGTGATAGATTTTCAACAAGTAATTGTTATCTTCATCACGTTCTAAGCGTAATTTTTTGACTGGATCAGTTTTGGAGTAATTTAAGGCTTGGGCAAAGCGAATCATTCCGCCCACTTTCATTAAGTGGTCTTCTTCTTCCTCACTAAACCAATCCTTAAAATTAGTCATATAAAGTTGGAAGAGCGACCGGTTCTTATAGGAAGACAAGAGCGCTAAACGTACCCGGTCCAAATGAGAAAAGCCGAGGAGATTAGTGTTAGAGAGCAGGTAGAAGGTGTGTTGGGAATCGGCCTCCCGACTGACAAAACTAGCAAAGCGATAGAGGTAGGCCGCAAATTCGATCATTTCTCTTTCTTCATCATCAAAAGTAAATTGATCCAAATCACACATTTGTTGGTAAAGACTCAAACAAAGATCAACGTGTTGCTGGGTCCCCGCTGAGTTAAAGGGCAGGTCATGGGCAATTTTTCTGGTGGAACGCAGGCGGATAAGCTGGGTATCAATCGGGGTATTATAATTCTTATTAATATCCTCTAAGATAATCCCTTCCCGCAAACCTTGGGTAGAAACTGTGAAATTTTTCGCCTTCGACAATTTGAAGAGTTCAATAAAGGCAATCAAAGCTGGTACGATCAAATCCGTCCGCTCAGTACTCAAACCTTCAATATCATCCAAATCCTTAGGCTTGGTGTCTAAAACCATATCCAAGGTTTCTTCTAAATCATCTAAAGTCATCTGATAACCATGGAGCCCCGCAATCGGATAATTATGCATACGCTGATGCATTTCGGCCACATTACGTACTGAGCCTCCAATCCCAATTAAAGGCAACTTAGCCTTCTTGATCCAGGGTTCTTGCTTAAATTGACTGCGGATATAATCCCTCGCCGCTTCAATAGCTTCTTCATCATTATGGTCCTTATTCTTAAAAAAGCGTTCACGAATATAGACCACACCGAAGGGAAAGCTATGAAAGGTATCCATGGCCTTGTCTTGGTACTTGGTTACCTCACAAGATCCCCCACCGATATCAATGGTAAGCGCATCAGGAATAGTAATGGCATGCATGACGGCATACTGGCCAAAGCGAGCTTCTTCTTCCTCAGAAATAATCCCAATAGTGATGCCGGTTTTTTCTTTGACACGGTCGATAATTTCTTCTTGGTTAGCCGATTGCCGGACGGCTGCCGTAGCCAGGGCTTTAATTTCATCCACTTTAAAGTTTTTGATAATGGTCGCAAAGTCATCTAAGGCAGTAATTAAGCGTTGAATACCCGTATCACTCATATATTTTTTATCATCTTTTTCAATGAGGTATTGGCTCAATTGTGACGGCACTTTGACGTTTTGAAGTTCTTCAAAATTATACCAGTCATCAATCCCGTAGATAACCAGACGGATGGTGTTTGACCCAATATCAATAATCGCTTTTCGCTCTTGAAACATGACATAGTCCTTCCTATTATAAAAATGCCAAGGACTCTCCTTGAAATTCAATTTTATTATAACGAATCACAGCCCCTGGCTCAATTATTTACCTTCTTAAAGTACAATTTGAGTTACTTAGAAAACTTAAATGGCCTTAATCATATGATAATGCGGATGTCCCCCAATAATCAATTCCGAAATGGTTTCAAAGCCTAGGCGTTGGTAAAGCGTCAGGGCGCGTTGGTTATGGAAGTCCACATTTAAGGAAAGCTTGTGGTAATTTTTTTCACGGCCGACTTGGCCTAGATGGGCGATTAATCGACGGGCATAGCCCTTGCCCTCTTCTCCCTGCTTGGTCGCTAAGGAATCCAGGTAGAATTCATCCACTAAGGCTTCTGTTTCAGCATAGCTTCTGGGGATTTGATCAAGGGAGTAGCCCATTTCCAGCATGGTGGTTTCCAGGGGGCTCTCAATAATAGGATCCAAGACGCCTGGATAAGCATAAGCTACAGCGACTAATTGGTCGGCTTCAAAGACCCCATAGCCGTGAGCGTATCCGTAACGGTAATAGGGTTTCTTCATGGCTTGAGCGATAATTTTGCCACTAGTCTCCCAACCATATTCATTAATTAAAGGTTCATCTAAGTGCTCTAAAATCACCTTAATCACCTGGTAGCTGGCCTGGGTATCCGATACTTTTAACTGTCTAATTTCCATAAATAATTTTCCCCTTTATCCAAATTTTTGTCCTCTTGCTTTAGTATAGACAAGCCTGGCCGAGTCTGCAAATCTCCTTATCTGAATTGAATGATCTGAAAAAATGCTCCCTATAAAGTAAAAAAATCCAAGGCTTGTAAAAACAACACTTGGATTTTTCATCAGTCTTTAATGAACATTGATCGTATAGTTTTCCTGAATGGTAGGATCCATATTTAATATTTCTTTAATGGTCCTTTCGGTATTTTGCTTGGCAGCTTCCAATAGGCCCTTGTCTTTGGCTTCTTCTTCCGAGGCTTTCTTTTGTTCATTGGTGAAATTAGCATAGTCATCTACTGTCATTTTATTGAAGATCGAGGCTTCTTCATCAAAGACCTTGACCGAATCGCTATCGATATCATGAGAGAGAATCTTCACCTCAGGCAATGTGACATCAATAGTTTGGTCTTGAACCTTGACATCAATAGCGCTGAGATCGATTCCGACATGGATCACCCCGTCATAGGAAACAATAAATTTTTTCGTGGTAAAAGGTAGCTTCCAGTTATAGAATTTTCTTTGATTTTCAAAGGATGCCGTATTGGTGTAGAAATATTTGGTTGTGGTTAACTCCTTAGCTTGTTCTAGGCGGTTACCCACTAATTCCGAAGTAATTTCTGTTTGGCTATCCTGCTTACCGAGATAGTGACCGCCAATAAAGGCAGCGGCTAATAGTCCTAAGATGATCACTAGGACCCCTAAAAATTTCTTAAATCGTCGCATAGTTTTCCTCTTTTCTGATAATCATTATAGCAAAAAGTCAGCCAATAGCACTTTTTTAAGCTTCCTTAACCCTATAGTTATAAAAAGCCCTTACCTTGGGGCAAGGGCTCATATTTATCGTGATCTCTTCTTAGTCTTAGTTTTCGTTTAAGCCTGCTTGTAAGGCAGTAACGATAGCTAACTTGTAGGCATCTTCTTCGTTACAGCCGCGTGATAAGTCATTTACTGGTTTAGCCATTCCTTGTAGGATAGGTCCAATCGCTTCAAAGCCACCGAGGCGTTGAGCAATCTTGTAGCCAATATTCCCGGATTGAATTTCTGGGAAAATAAGCACTTTAGCATGACCAGCTACTTTTGAACCAGGGGCTTTCTTTTCCCCAACAGCTGGAACCAGAGCCGCGTCAAATTGTAATTCACCGTCAACGTTAAAGTCTTCCGGTGCATTTTCTTGAGCAATCTTCGTAGCTTGGGCAGCTTTTTCTTGTTCTGGAGAAGAAGCTGAACCTTTAGTTGAGAATGACAAGAAGGCAATATCCGGTTCCACATCAAATAATTTAGCGGTTTCCCCTGTCACTAGTCCAATTTCCGCTAAGGTTTCAGCGTCTGGACTAATGGTGATGGCACAGTCCCCCATCATGTATTTTTCTTCACTGCCATCTTCTTTTGGACGGGTCAATAGGAAAGCACCAGAGACGTTTTTTACCCCGGCCTTAGTCTTGATGATTTGTAAAGCAGGACGTACGGTATCACCAGTTGCATGGGCAGCCCCTGAAACTAAACCGTCACTTTTACCCATGTAAACTAACATGGTACCAAAGTAGTTGACGTCTTTAAGCATTTCACGTGCTTGTTCTTCAGTGGCCTTGCCTTTACGACGTTCAACAAAAGCTTGGACCATTTCTTCATAAGCATCATAGTTATCAGGATCTACGATTTCAATTCCAGATAAATCAATGCCGCGGTCTTTAGCTTGAGAATGAATTTCATCAGGGTTACCCACTAAAATAGGAACTAAGAGGTCATCAGCTTTTAAGCGAGCTGCAGCCCCTTGAATCCGTTCATCAGTAGCTTCTGGAAAAACGATACGTGTTTGTTTCCCTTTAATTTTTGCTTTTAATTCATCAAATAAAGCCATTTCTCTACCTCCATAAATTATTAGATTCTAATTTTAGTTTACCATAAAATGAGCGTTTCTAATAATCATATGCAAACAGTACAAAGAAAAGAGCGCCTCTTAGTCTAGGCCGTCCTTTAAGACTAGGCCAGCACTAAGGCGCTCCCTTCTCTTATTTCTAGATTATTGCCAGAAATCCAATTTTTGTGGATCAAGACCAATATCCTTGGCTCTAAAGACTGGATTTTTACCCGCCTTTCTTTGCTTATGGTAATCATTTAAAGCCGCTATAGCCTGCTTACTTAAAAGTAAAATGGCCGGTAAGTTAATTAAAGCCATCAGGGCCATTAGAATATCTGCAGTCATCCAGGCCAAAGACGATTCTTGTAAAGCTCCTAAGAAGACCACCAGAATGAAAAAAATTCTAAAGAGACGCATGATCCCAGGTCTTGGCGTGCCTTTAAAGATATAAGCAATATTATTATCCACGTAATATAAGTTCCCAATTAGAGTTGTAAAGCCAAAAAGCATGAGTGACACCGTAATAAAGATGTTTCCAAAGTTTCCAAAGACGGTAGCAAGGGAAGCTTGGACGTAAGCCGCTCCAGATAATTCTTCTGCAGGAGTTATTCCTGAACTTAAACACATGAAGGCGGTTGCTGAACAAATTAACAAGGTATCAATAAAGACCGAAATCATTTGTACCAGCCCTTGTTTAACCGGATGGGACACATGGGCTGAGGCCGCTGCATTAGGGGCTGAACCGATCCCTGCCTCATTAGAAAAGAGACCACGTTTGATTCCATACATCATACTAGACCCAGCAATCCCTGAAAAGATGGCCTTGAAGTTAAAGGCATCCTTAAAAATTAAAGTAAAGATGGTGGGCAGGTAATTCAAGTTAAAGAGGATCATAATCAAAGCGACCCCAACATAAATGGTCCCCATAAAGGGAACTAAAAAACTAGTGAAGGAAATAATCCGTTTGCCTCCACCCAAGATACAATAGCCGGTCACCAAAGCCAAGACCCCACCAACAATTAAAGGCGTCCATTGAGCATGATAGAAGTCATAGACTTGAAAGGAGTCTTGTAAATTATAGGCAGCCAGCATATTGAAACCCACTGCGTAAGTCAAAATTAAAAACACGGAAAAGATAATGCCTAAGCCCCGATTATGGAGGGCCGTTTCAATGTAATGGGAGGGGCCCCCATAAGAATCCCCAGTTGGCGTCTTCTTCTTGTAAATTTGAGCTAGGGTAGATTCAATAAAGGCCGAAGAACCACCAATAATAGCCACTAGCCACATCCAAAAGACCGCCCCATAGCCGCCCAAACAAATCGCTGTTGAGACACCGACAATATTCCCAGTCCCCACCCGTGAAGCCGTTGAAACCATTAAGGCCTGGAATGAGGAAACCGAATCTTCTTTTTCGGGTTTTTCCATAATTACCCCAATTGCTTCCTTAAAGTCTCTAATTTGAACCCCCTTAGTGCGGAAGGTAAAATAAAGACCAATTCCCAAAAGCAAGACAATTAAAATCGGGTAATAAAGGACATTGCTGATTGGTGTCAGAAAATTAATCAGTTGTTCAGTCACTGAAGTCAGCTCCTTTTTATCAATTAAAAGTTTTTACCTTACTAGATTAGCGAAAAGTCCGATAAATAGCAATGGTTTTTTGTAATGATTTTTGACATCGTTTTAAATTTAAATCTCTTCACAAAAAAAGAACCTTGACTTATCAAGGTTCTTTAAAGATAGTCTTTATTACTAATGTCAGCTTAACTGCCACACACTTGGCACTTGCTTAGCAGCTAACTGATTGAATCTTAATCCCGAATTTTTGCTTGTAATTCATGAGCAAGGGCTGCTTTGACCTTAGCAAAGTCTTCATTGACTTCTTCATCTACCAAAGTCGCTTCTGGGTTCAGATAAGTGAGTTGATAAGCTACCGATTTTCGCCCGTCTTGGATATGTTCACCACGGTAAATATCAAAGAGTTTAACATTAACCAGGTAGCTATTCGCTGCGGCTTGAATAGTAGCTACAATTTCAGCATGGCTCACTTCTTCAGCCACAATCATGGCGATATCGCGGCTAATGCTTGGATATTTTGCCAGGGGTTCTTGGATGACCTGGTGTTCAGGCAAGTCATAGATGGCTTGTAAGTTAAACTCAGCCACGAAACTTTGGTTATTGAGGTCATAGTCCTTAGTAATTTGAGGGTGGAGTTGAGCTAAGTAACCAATGGTTAGCCATTCTCCTTGGTCCTCCACTTGTACAAGGGCTGTCCGACCAGGATGGGTATCCGGTAGATCAGTGCTTTGTAGGTAGCGAATTTGCCCGGCTAAATTGTAAGAAGCCAGTAGCGATTCCACTGCCCCCTTCATATCATAAAAGTCAACCGCTTGGGCCTTCCCTTGCCAGCTATCTCCTTCAACATCACCCGTCCATAAGGCTGCTAGATGGCTTTCTTCACGAGGAAGATCATCTTCTAACTCGTCATCATAGAAAACCCGGCCGATTTCATAGATTTGGACGTCCTTCACCTTACGAGCTAGGTTGTATTGGGCAATATCTAATAAACTGGTCAGTAAGTTAGTCCGCATGTAACGGCGTTCGTCACTCATTGGGAAGTCCAAGGCTACGGCTTCATGAGCTTGGGCTTGTAAGACATCAAGTTTCTTCTCACTGGTTAAACTGTAAGAAATCACTTGGTCAAAGCCTAGCGCTTCCATAGTCCGATGGCTTTGACGTTCAAATTTTTGCCAGTCGTTTAATCCAATATTGACGGGTTGGACTGGTGAAATCCGGGAAGGGATCTTATCGTAACCATAGATACGGGCGACTTCTTCCACTAGGTCAGCTGGAATGGAAATATCCCAACGTCGAGTAGGCACGGACACGGTAAATTCATCAGCGTCACCTTTAACTGGAAAACCCAACCGTCTAAAGGATGCTTTGACCTCTTCAAAACTGATTTCCATACCTAGGAGACTGGTAATATAAGCTAAATTAGTCGTTACTTCTTTATTTTTAACGTCAAGGTGAGATACCCAAGCGCGGCCCTTAACTGCTTGTCCGCCAGCCCACTCTTCCATCAATTGGGCCGCATAGGCGCCGGCTTCATCGATAGTGGCGATATTTAAGCCGCGTTCATTTCTCAAACTCGACTCACTTCTAAGGGCTAAGCGTCTAGCTGTGCGGCGGATATGGGAAGAGTTAAACATGGCTGATTCAATCAAAACATTGGTGGTATTGTCATCAATCTCAGTAGACAAGCCCCCCATCACTCCAGCTAGGGCAATTGGCTCTTGGCCATCAGTGATGACTAAGTCATCATCCGTTAAGTCTCTTTCCACACCGTCTAAGGTCACTAATTTTTCCCCGGTTTTAGCTAGTCGAGGAGCAATGGTTTTAGATTGCAACTTATCATAGTCAAAGGCATGAAGGGGTTGGCCGTATTCCAATAAGACATAGTTGGTCGCGTCAACCACATTATTAATCGGACGGATACCTTCTTTCATCAGGCGGATTTGTACATCAATCGGGCTGGCTTGAATTTTAACATCCTTAACCAAATGAGCAGTGTAGTGAGGGAAGAGATCACTATCAGAAATTTCAACAGTGACCTCACCACTTAAATCACTTCCCGCTTCAAAGGCTTGGTCATCATAAGTGTTGATGTCAATAGGACGGTCATAGATGGCACTTAATTCATAAGCGACCCCCCGCATGGATAGGGCATCGGCCCGGTTAGGAGTGATATCGAGGTCTAAGACCGTATCTTCTAAGTGTAAGTAGTCTTTAATATCTTGGCCTACGGGAGCGTCTTCCGGTAAGATCATAATCCCATTAGCAAATTCTTTAGGAATCACATTTTCGCTAAAGCCAAGCTCTTGTAAAGAACAGAGCATCCCATTGGACTCTTGTCCGCGCAATTTTCCCTTCTTAATCTTTTGGTTGCCAGAAACGCGGGCCCCATGTAAAGCAACAATAACCTTTTGACCCGCAGCCACATTAGGGGCGCCACAGACAATTTGTAAGGGCTCTTCTTGGCCGACATCCACTTGGCAAACATGCAAGCTGTCCGCATTCGGATGTTTTTCCACAGATAAGGTCTTTCCAACTACAATTTTCTTCAAGCCGGAAAAGTCTTGGTTCAAGCCATCGACTTCCAGTCCGGTCCGTGATAAGTCTTCTGCTAAAGCTTCATCTTGAATATCTTCAATATCTACAAATTCATTTAACCAATTACGTGATGCTAACATGTCAGTCATTACCCTCTTTCTTGAAATTGATGAATAAAGCGGAGATCATTTTGGTAGAAATGACGGATATCTTCAATACCGTATTTCAACATGGCTACCCGGTCTGGTCCCAGGCCAAAGGCAAAGCCACTGTATTCTTCACTATCAATCCCTGACATTTCTAAGACATTAGGATGGACCATACCCCCACCGAGAATTTCAATCCAGCCAGTTTTCTTACAGATGTTGCAGCCTTGGCCACCACACTTGAAACAAGAGATGTCAATTTCAACAGATGGTTCAGTAAATGGGAAGTAGGATGGACGTAGACGCACTTGGCGGTCGCCTCCAAAGAGATGGCGGGCAAAGAGTTCTAGTGTCCCCTTCAAGTCTGAGAGGCCGATATTTTTATCAACGACTAGCCCCTCAATTTGGTGGAATTGGTGGGAGTGGGTCGCGTCATCGGAGTCCCGGCGGTAAACCTTACCTGGACTAATCATTTGCAAAGGCCCTTTGGAAAAATCATGTTGATCCATGGCATGGGCTTGAACTGGCGAAGTGTGGGTCCGTAAAAGTACCTTATTTTCTTCAATATAGAAGGTATCTTGCATATCCCGAGCCGGATGGTCTTCGGGTAAATTCATCCGTTTAAAGTTGTAATAGTCCGATTCGATTTCTGGCCCTTCGACAATGATATAACCAAGGTCTAAGAAGAGGTCTTCAATTTCTTCCATGACTTGACTAATCACATGTTGACTACCTAATTTTTGTTGCTTACCAGGCAGGGTCACGTCAATGGTTTCCGCCATTAATTTTTGGTTAAGGGCTTCTTCTTCTAAAACAGCTTGTTTTTGGTCGAGTTCTTTAGCCACTTTATTTTTTAATTCATTGGCATAGGCCCCTACTTTAGGGCGTTCACTAGGGTCAATATCCTTCATGTGCCGCAAAGCTTCGGTGATTGGCCCCTTTTTCCCTAGGTACTTCACGCGAATAGCTTGCACATCATCAAGGCTAGAAATGCTTTGAATTTCTTCAGCGATTTGCCCTTCAATTGCTTGTAAATTGCTAATTATATCCATGCTTAAACTCCTTTTTATAACGATTAT
The nucleotide sequence above comes from Aerococcus urinae. Encoded proteins:
- a CDS encoding RNA degradosome polyphosphate kinase yields the protein MSTTSNNQKNTQSLQAENSAAHYYYNRELSWLDFNYRCVEEASDPNNPLLEQLNFLGIVSSNLDEFIMVRFAGVYNQYLDGVQVAENKTQMSPKQLMQGIHDRNTRNVEAQYARYHDMVELLDEKGYHLKSVADLNEVQKAQVKEQFEELILPTLTAIGIDAYRPFPHLKNHALNILVELEKDQNSYIAVVPIPTLLKRYLTLDDGEGKAYVLVEDVVIHGLNALFKGYTIKRRIPFRIARNADFELNEDDVMDLLDVMEDHVKNRLHGKTVRIEWDTRWESSNDHNNEDFLATVQPYLKVPEEGLYPINGPLDLTFLFDLVDDISEDHPEWKYPDFEPVEYPNYHGENLYQLVKKGDLFFHHPYDSFKPILSFVDHAASDPKTVAIKMTLYRVSKHSPIVKSLKKAAENGKEVTVLVELKARFDEENNVHWARELEDAGCHVLYGLSELKTHSKITLVVRREAGKIQRYIHLGTGNYNDKTAKQYTDMGILSTNEALTSDGSKFFNFLSGYSEVPDYEALHVSPFAIRDSLTDYIDEEIENQKKYGNGRIIAKMNSLTDKPLIKKLYEASQAGVQIDLIIRGICCLRPQVEGLSENIRVRSIVGRFLEHSRIYYFYRNGQKHVFLSSADMMTRNMIRRVEIEFPIIDQDIEAQIIHFLEVELADNQKARELGSDGVYRHVKSGDKAINSQEQMMQEAESRRNESVMRITPSSPNFFRRMTRFLTNRHKDD
- a CDS encoding GNAT family N-acetyltransferase, which codes for MKREEIQITLVDAEQKHAKALLDFYKKVGGESDFISFTSQGLGINQEQEQRYLKSIQESLNNRVLIALLDDEIIGVASIGAPEGSKEEHVGELGISILRRFWSLGLSHVLMEDMLGWAKESPILRYIRLEVNVNNVRAIKLYEKFHFEELGGIPGGQYAQGHFQDTLIMGLSVLNDQQDADDALQASSEEE
- the tsaE gene encoding tRNA (adenosine(37)-N6)-threonylcarbamoyltransferase complex ATPase subunit type 1 TsaE produces the protein MSEIKWHNEKDTEKTAQKLADLVQAGDVICLEGDLGAGKTTFTGYFAHALGINKAIKSPTFTIMREYQMGRLPLYHMDAYRLEETGAEGLGIEEYLEGDGVTVIEWPQFIKEDLETPYLWLTIHKESATERRISLAYNGGRGQELAAELLESLAE
- a CDS encoding TIGR01440 family protein → MKEEVQAQARKLIEELIDKAKLKSGMTVVVGCSTSEIMGERIGTDSQPEIGKAVFDAIHQSLDQAGIYLATQCCEHLNRAIVTEREARPFAPIINVVPQPKAGGSFSTAAYQTFQDPIVIEEIQADAGIDIGNTLIGMHLKPVAVPLRLENHRIGSAWVNAARTRPKFIGGERARYNDQLK
- a CDS encoding Ppx/GppA family phosphatase; amino-acid sequence: MFQERKAIIDIGSNTIRLVIYGIDDWYNFEELQNVKVPSQLSQYLIEKDDKKYMSDTGIQRLITALDDFATIIKNFKVDEIKALATAAVRQSANQEEIIDRVKEKTGITIGIISEEEEARFGQYAVMHAITIPDALTIDIGGGSCEVTKYQDKAMDTFHSFPFGVVYIRERFFKNKDHNDEEAIEAARDYIRSQFKQEPWIKKAKLPLIGIGGSVRNVAEMHQRMHNYPIAGLHGYQMTLDDLEETLDMVLDTKPKDLDDIEGLSTERTDLIVPALIAFIELFKLSKAKNFTVSTQGLREGIILEDINKNYNTPIDTQLIRLRSTRKIAHDLPFNSAGTQQHVDLCLSLYQQMCDLDQFTFDDEEREMIEFAAYLYRFASFVSREADSQHTFYLLSNTNLLGFSHLDRVRLALLSSYKNRSLFQLYMTNFKDWFSEEEEDHLMKVGGMIRFAQALNYSKTDPVKKLRLERDEDNNYLLKIYHTEPIITEKYRANRHKKHLSRALDGSLSLEFIPLDSLDE